TAGATATCTCTAACATCTTTACCATTTAAGTTGCCTAATACAGTAGTATTAAGCATAATATTATTTGCAGTTTCAAAAGAATCATTGCTTTCCTTTTCATGAATTTCACTATTCATTGGCGCATTATCAATATGGCCTTTTATATTTAATTTATAGTTGATTTTATTTGAAGAATTTTTATAAGCCAATATATAGTATCTGCCAGGCTTATCTACTTTGAAGTTTCCTATAATTTTATTACCTTCTCTTTTTGTAGGATATCCAATATAATTATTAGTGTTATCGCTACTGTAAGCAAGCCAATTAAATTCATCAGAATTATTATCGGTATTTTCCATAGTTACTTCTATATTGCCAGCAGTTAAAGCATCAAAATAGTATGTGTCACGAGGATCGTTAGTATCTAAAGTAGCTATTACTGATTGATTTTTACAAACTCTATTAGCTTTGTCAAAAGAATTATTATCTTCCTTTTCATATATAACTGATTCATCTTTATCTTTATCAGTATTGGCATCATCTTTTGGAGAGGATGATATATCTCCTTCTATATTAAATCTATAATCTGATTTATCTCCACTAACCTTATAAATTACTAAATAGTATTTACCAGGTTTATCTATTTTTACAGTGCTATAAAACAAATTTTCTAGTTTTTTATTTGGATAGGCTATATAGTTTGATTTATCTTCTTCGCTAAACAAAAGCCAAGTAAATTCACTTTTATCTTTATTAATTTTTTCTACATTTATAGTTATGTCTGAAGGCTTAGTAACGTTGAAATAAAAAATATCTCTATCCTCTGATGAACTAATAGATCCACTTACTAAATCTTTAGAATAAACTGGGTTAGCATTTACATAATCATCATTACTTTCTTTTTCTGATACTGAATTTCCTGTAAGTACTTTCTTTATGTTTATAGATGCACTTTTTTCTGATTTAATGCCTTTGTCGTCTGTTACTGTAAGTTTCACTGTGTAAGTACCAGGAGTTTTATAAACATGAGTAGGATTTTTTTCCGTGCTAGTTTCACCATCCCCAAAATTCCAAGCATAGGAAACTATTTTTCCATCATCAGTTGAGCCTTCGCTAGAAAATTTAATTTTTTCCTTTGTATTTGCTTCCTTAGGAAAATCCAATTTAATTGTTGGTGCTTCGTTAAAGTTTTTGTTATGAGTTAATAATCCATGAAAAACTACATTATATTCTACCTGATTATGTGAGTTTACTTTAGGATTTGAGAAATAAGCAGTAACTGTTTTATATCCGCCCCAGCCTAATTTGTTTAGTTTTTCTAAAGATTCATTAACTTTATTATTCATATTATTCCAATTATCAATTTCACTTTTGTTAGAATCTAATGTGTAGTTTGCTTTTAGAGTATAAGTATCAAAGTATTGAGAAGTTTCTTTGGTTATTTGAGAATTTGTTAAATTCATAGTACCTTCAATATCTGATTTTATTTCATTTAAGCTTCTGTTATTATATTTTTTCATGTAATCATCAGATACTAGTGGTATTGTATAATTATCGTAATTATCCACTAATTTTTGCATGTGATCTTGATAATTTTTGTTAATATTAGGATCTTTACTTGCGATTTCTATTAAATTTTCATAACCTTTAACATCGTTATTTTTCATAGTAGATACTAAATCGCTGAATAGTTTTTTGTTGTTATTATATATATAATCTGAGAAAGCATATCCATATTTATAGAAATCCCATCCATCATCATATTTTGAATGTAATATTTTATCTGCGCTAAATCTTTCTTTAGGATTTTGAGAAAGTCCTCCAACCATTGATTTTCTTGGTAATACGGAAGTTCTAGTTGAACCTGCAAAGAATTCCGCAGAACCTTCTTCAAACCATGTTATTCTTCCATTATTTCCTTTGTAAAAATCACCTTGACCAAATAATCCTGGTATCAAATAACGTCCTTGTAAATAGTGAGTAAATTCATGACGGAAGAGTTCTTCTAAGCTGTAAATACTTTCTTCAGGAGTTCTTTCATAAGTAAAGAAAGTACCAATATTTTCAATATATATTCCACCATTATCTACACTGAATCCATATAAGGTTCTATTTAGTTTATATTCTTTTGGACTATTGTATATTACCATAGTTAGAACATCATCTGCATTACCTGTTTCTAATGGGTTATCGTTACCTGTTATTCTATGAAATTGAGATTTTACTTCTTTAGATGCCCAATAAAGTCTTTGTACTTTTGATTCATCTACTTTATCTCCAGTTTTTATAATCATTTTTCCATTATCAAAAGTATAAGTTTTAGGTAAATAATGTTTTTTACCATCTTCAATTAATTTATTAATATCTATGCTATTGCCATTTGAATCTTTACTGTTGAAATCATCTTGTATCCTTTCTACTGCGGTATAGAATTGTTCACTATAAGCAGGAAGTAATTTAAGACAATTATCTATTACAGAATGTGGAATAGATGGATTACTGTGATACATAGATAATTTACTAGTATAATAAATACCGTTATTTATAATCCAACCATTGTTTTCTGTAACATCAGATATATTTGCAAATTTAGATATTGCATTTATAAAAGAATCTATTTTACCAGTCCAAGGAGTGTTTTTGCCGTCTTGAATATGATTATCATATGAATATTGAGAGATATCATAATTTATCTCTTTCATAAAATTATATACAGCATCACCTTTTAATTTATCTTTAGGATATGTATTCATTTCTCTGTAGTATTGTTCTAGTATAGGTACTGTTTTATTAACTACTTCTGCGTTACAAGAAGCATTTCCTATAAGTTTACCTAAAGCACTTATTACTGTATCTTGACCTTTTTCACCTAATTTGAAATTTTTATTATTTTCTATAGCAAGCATTGCAGGGATACATTTATCTTGAAAAGATCTATCATTTAAATATTTTAAAGAATCATTATAAAACCCTAAATAAAATCCAGATCTTAAAATCTCAACTAATGTATCAATTCCTTTATCGTCAGTACTAGTATAAGTAGAAGCCTTTTCATATAGTCCATCTATAAGAGCTTGTACACGTTCTCTATTTGAATAAAAAGCGTAACTATCATCGTTATACTGGAAAAGATCTGAAATATCGCTCCACTTTATTTTAGATGTTAAATCTAAAATTTCTTTATTGCTTAGCTTATTTAAGTCACTAAAGGAATACTTTGATGAATTAGTATTTTTAGTATTTAAACCTAAAGGCTGAGAATTAGTAGAAGGCATTCTTTCCGATTTATTGCTACTATCTACTGATGTATTGATTTCATTAGATTTAATTTTAGTGTTATTAATAGGGGCTGCAGATACTTTAGCTAGATAGCTTGTACATATCATACAGCTAAGGGCTACTGAACATAGCGCTTTAATAAATTTTTTCTTCATTTTTACACCTCACATTATAATTGTTATATTTGACTTGATGTTTAATTGAAATTTTAATTAAATTCATAATAAACATTAAATGAATATATTATATATTATACATATTTTTGTAATAAATTCAAATTAATTTATTTAAATACAAAATAGTGGATAAGTAAAAATAACTTGAAAGAATTATAAAAACTTCTTTACAATAATAATTTTTTATTATATAATTACAGTTAAAATTTAGTAAATTAAAATTGAATACTTATCAAGAGAGGCGGAGGGACTGGCCCTATGAAGCCCGGCAACCTATATGAAAGTACATATAAGGTGCTAAATCCTGCAGCATAAGCTGAGAGATGAGGATATATCTAGGAATTTTAAGCCTAAAGGAAGTATCCTTTAGGTTTTTATTTTTTTAAGGTCTCTCAGAAATTAAATATTTGTAATAGATAAAAAAATACAGAAAATTATTAAGGGGGCTTTAAAATGCATATAAAAGAATTATTTAATGAAAAAAAATTAGTTTTCTCTTTTGAAATTTTTCCACCAAAAGTTACATCATCTATAACAACAATATACGAAACTTTAGAGGAGTTAAAAGATTTAACACCGGATTTTATAAGTGTAACTTACGGAGCTGGAGGAAGCTTAAAGGATAATAAAACCTGTGAGTTATCATCTCTTGTAAAAAATAAATATGGTATAGAAGCATTGGCACATCTAACTTGTATAAATTCCACAAAGGAAGATATAGATTTAATAATAAAGGAATTGAAAGAAAATAATATTGAAAATGTACTAGCTTTAAGAGGAGATATACCAAAGGATAAGGATATTATTGGGGAATATAATTATGCTTTTAAACTTATAGAAAAAATAAAGGAAAATAATAATTTTGGAATATCAGGAGCCTGTTATCCAGAAGGACATATTGAATGTAAAAGCTTAGACCAGGATATAAGAGAATTAAAAAGAAAGGTAGACGCAGGGGCAGAACATTTAATATCTCAATTATTTTTTGATAACAATATATTCTATGAATTTTTAAATAAAACACAGCAAAAGAGCATAAATGTTCCTATACAAGCAGGAATAATGCCTGTAGTTAACAAAAAACAAATAGAGAGAATAGTTAAAATATCTGGTGCTACATTACCTAAAAAGTTTATGAAAATATTAGATAAATATGAATATGATAAGAAAGCTATGGAAGATGCAGGCATAGCCTATGCAGTAGAACAGATAGTTGATTTAGTTTCTAGTGGAGTAAAGGGAATACATCTATATACAATGAACAATCCTTATATAGCTAGAAAAATAACAGAAAGTACAAAATCAATATTTAATTCTATAAATAAAGATGTAGCAGTTTAAAAACTAATACTTATATTAGTTCATGGTGTTTGTAAATAAGATATTGTTTGTAGATAAAGAGGAAAGTTTAAGTTAAAATAGGAAAAGGTTTAATGTGTATTTAAAATAAAAATTTATATTAGAAATGAAATAATATACGCATAAATAGGGGGGTTAATAGATAGGGTGAATAAGATAGATAATAATAATTTAAATATAGATAAAAATCAGGTCTTAAGATACTTAGGATATAGAGGTCAAGAATTTTCAAGTGAAATAGACAATCTTATAGAGGAATGTATAAAAGAAATAAAAACCTTAGTTAATCTAAGAGCTACTTATAAATATTCTAATCTTCATAAAAATAATCAGGTTAATTTAATGGATATTAATTTAAAACTAAAAGGAAGGGATATACTACATCATTTAGAAAAATCTAATAAATGTTGTGTAATGGCTGCAACTTTAGGAAACAAAGTTGATAGAAAAATATTATATTATGAAAAGGTTAATATGACTAAAGCAATAATTTTAGATGCTTGTGCTACAACTGCTATAGAAGAATATTGTGATTTAATAGAAAATGAAGTGAAAAAAGAAGCAGAAAAAGATAAACTAAATATAAATTGGAGATATAGTCCAGGTTATGGCGACTTGGATATATCTATACAAAAGGATTTATTAAGATCCCTAGATGCTGAAAGAACTATTGGATTAACAGTTTCATCTCATAATATATTAATACCTAGAAAATCTGTAACTGCCATTATAGGTATAATTCCCAAAGAAGCTGTAGTAAATAAAAAATCTTGTAGTAACTGCAATAAATTTAGTAGTTGTAAATTTAGAAAGATAGGTGATATATGTGAATATTAAAGATTATATAAAAGAAAATATATTAATATTTGATGGTGCTATGGGAACAATGCTCCAAAAATTAGGGTTGAATATTTCAGATTTACCAGAAGAATTAAATATATTAGAACCCGAGAAAATAATAAACATACATAAAAAATATATAGAAGCAGGAGCAAAGGTTATAACAACTAATACCTTTGGAGCAAATGAAATAAAGCTTAAACAAAGTAAGTTTTCTTTAGAAAGTATTATAGATAAAGCCATAGATAATGTAAAAAAAGCAAGGGAAAATAAAGAAATACTTATAGCATTGGATATAGGTCCAATAGGACAGCTTTTAGAGCCTATGGGAACATTAAAGTTTGAAGAATCCTATGAAATTTTCAAAAGACAAATTGTACAAGGACAAAAAAGTGGGGCAGATATAATTTTAATAGAAACAATGACGGATCTTTATGAAGCTAAAGCAGCTATTTTGGCAGCAAAAGAAAATACCAATCTTCCTGTATTTTGTACTATGACCTTTGAAAAAAATAAGAGAACTTTTACAGGATGTACTCCATTATCTATGGTTCTTACTTTAGAAGGACTAGGGGTAGATGCTTTAGGTGTAAACTGTTCCCTAGGGCCAAATGAATTAGGAGATGTTGTTGATGAAATAATAAAATATTCAAGTATACCTATAATGGTTCAGCCTAATGCAGGTCTTCCAACTATTAAAGATGGGAGAACTATTTATAATATTAAGCCTAAAGAATTTGCAGATTTTCAAAGTAGTATTGTAGAAAAAGGAGTAAGAATAGTAGGGGGTTGTTGTGGAACTACGGATGAATTTATAAGAGAAATTGTATATAGTCTAAAGGATGTAAAGGTAAAAAAGCTAAAAGAAAACAATATTTGTGGAGTATGTTCTTCTACAAAATCAGTTTTGATAGATGGAGTTAAGATAATAGGAGAAAGAATTAATCCAACAGGTAAAAAATTATTTAAAGAAGCCCTTAGAAATAATGATACAGATTATATATTAAAAAAAGCTATAAGTCAGGTTGAATCTGGAGCAGATATATTGGATATAAATGTGGGACTTCCTGAAATAAATGAAGAAGAAACAATGAAGAAAGTTATAAAAGAGATTCAATCTATAATTGATACACCCCTTCAAATAGATTCTAATAATACTAAGGTTATAGAAAAAGCATTAAGAGTATATAATGGAAAGGCTATAGTTAATTCTGTAAATGGAGAAGAGAAAATACTAGACAGTGTATTACCATTAATAAAAAAATATGGAGCTTCTGTTGTTGGATTAACTTTAGATGATAAAGGTATACCTAAAAAGGCTGAAGAAAGGTTAAAAATAGCTGAGAAAATAGTTAATAAAGCATTAGATTATGGTATAAAAAGAAAAGATATATTTATAGATTGTTTAGTTTTAACTGCATCAGCACAACAAGAAGATGTTAGAGAAACTCTTAAAGCTGTAACTTTAGTTAAAGAAAAACTAAATGTGAAAACAATACTAGGAGTATCTAATATATCCTTTGGATTACCTAATAGAGAACTTATAAATAAAACTTTTTTAGCTATGAGTCTTCAATCAGGATTAGATTTACCTATATTAAATCCTAATAATAAAGAAATGATAAATATTATAAATGCCTATAAGGTTTTAAATAATGAGGACAAGGGATCTGCAAATTATATAGAAAAGTACACTAAGGAAATATCAAATAGTAAAGAAGTAAAAACCCCAAAAAGCAATGTTACCTTAAAGGAAATAGTTATAAAAGGAATAAAAGAAGAAGCATATAGCAAAACAAAGGAACTTATTAAAGATAGAGATGAACTTTCAATAATAAATGAAGAGCTAATTCCTGCATTAGATGAAGTTGGAGAAAAATATGAAGAAGGTATAATATTTTTACCACAGCTAATTCAATCTGCGGAAACCGTTAAAAAGGCTTTTACAGCTATAAAAGAAAAACTTAGAGAAGATAATTCACCAAAAATAAGTAAAGGTAAAATATTAATGGCAACAGTTAAAGGTGACATTCATGATATAGGAAAAAATATAGTTAAGGTTATACTGGAAAACTATGGATTTGATATTATAGATTTAGGTAAGGATGTTGAAGCTGAAAAAATAGTAGAAGAAGTAAAGAAAAACAATATAAAATTAGTAGGACTAAGTGCTTTAATGACAACTACGGTAAATAGTATGAAAGAAACCATAAGGATTTTAAAAGAAAGAGGTATGGATTGTAAAGTATTTGTTGGTGGAGCAGTCCTTAATGAGGAATATGCAGAAATGATAAATGCGGATTATTATGCTAAAGATGCAAAGGAAGCAGTAGATATAGCTAAAGAATTCTTTGGAGGATTTTAAATTAAGTTATAGGATGATTGACATGCTTTAATGTTTCTATATTCTTAAAAATTGGAGTAATATCTATGGACAGCGATTTCATAAGTTTTAGTAAGAGTAAAAACTGCTTTTAAAGACAAAAATTCTGTTTATAGAGAGAAAAGAGTTAAACATATAAAAACACTTACCTTTATATCGGTAAGTGTTTTGTAGTTTTGTGTTAATTAATTTTTATAAATAATAGAATCTGTCAAGAATCTTATCAAATTATTTTTCGTGTGCTCCAAAGTCAGTTATTATAAGAGTGGCCCAATTATTTTCTTCAGTTTGTACCCAATTAAATTCAATATCAAGTTCTTTAAGCCATGCATTTAATCCAACGCTTTGCTTTGAAGGATTTGGTGATTGTCTTCCAAATTTTTCTTTAATATTTTCAAGTAATTGTTTTTGATCTTCTTCATTTAATTCTTTATCCAAAAGTTCTCTTATAATTGCACGACAATCGTAATATGATTTTGTATCTTCACTATAAAGTTCATCAGCTAATTCTTGTCTTTTCTTATTTAAAGTATTTCTAACCTCATTAATTTCATCTATGTTTGATAAATATTTTGAGGCAATTTTAAGTGATTCTATTTCTCTATCCATTTTTTTTATTAATTTTTCTACTTTAGCATATTTCAACATTTATTCTCTTCTCTTTTCTTATTTATTTTATTTCAACTTATTAAGTATAACATACAACTAAATTTAATTACATATTTTATTATATCTATTTAAAGCAATCTTATAATAGAAAACTATTTTTGTTAGTTTTTAACTTATTTAATTTTTGATGGACAATTATTGATGGTATTCATTTTGCTATAAATCCAACAGAAATTGATGAAATAAATTTACACGTTATAAGAAAACTATCTGAAAAATATATTGATTTAAGTACTGAAATAGGATTTTAAATCGAAAGTTTATAAATTCAATAGAAAAAAGTATAGAAATAAAGAATTTAACTCAACTGAAAATAAGATAAAATATAACCTTTAAAGTATTCATAATTCATTGATAATATTTCATTTATTGATTTATATTTACTAAGTGCACTAATTATTTGTGATCCATAATAATATGCCAATCTAGAATTAGTTAAGTGTTTTAAAAAGGTAAAAAAATATATAAATTAAATTTTAAAGAGCTTATTTGTATGGTTTATATGAAAAACAAAATTTATAAATTAAAAAGAAAGATAAAAAAATCTATTTTTATGATAGAAAACTATAAAAAGATTTGTATTAGTATATGAAAGGCCTTTTAACAGATATTTAATACAATGGAATATAATCTTAATGATTATAAATAATAGGCAGGAGGTAAATATGCAGATAAATGAAGACAATTTTATTAACAGACTTAGGTATAAAGATCCAAGAGCTCTGGAATATGCTTTTGATGCTTATTGTGACTATATATATAAAGTAGTATTTTCTGTTTTTGGATCTAAAGAATATTCTACTTATATGGATGAATGCATTAATGATATATTTATGTGTTTATGGGACAACATAGATAAATTTCATGAAGAAAAGGGAAATTTTAAATATTGGTTTAAAGCTGTAGCAAAATACAAGGCTATAAACTATAAGAAAAAAATAATTAAAGATACAAATATAGATTGTATTGAAAATTATATTTTTGAATCAAAAGAACAAGTAGAAAATTTGATTATATCCAAGGAAAATAAAGATGAAATTATAAATATGATAAAAGATCTAAAAGGAACGGATAGGGAGATTTTTATAAGAAGATATTTAATACAGGAAGACATAGTTGAGATAGCAAGCTATTTAGGAGTAAATAGAAATGTAGTTGATAACAGACTCTCAAGAAGTAGGAAAATTTTAAAAGAAAAACTTGAAAAACTAAAAAAGGGGGAGTGTGTAAATGAATAAAGATATATTTGAAGAAAAGGATATATTAGATCTACTTAATTGTATTAATATAGATAAGGATGAAGATGAAGATGAAAATTTAGATTTAAATATGGATGATTTAAGAAAGAAAAGATTAAAAAAGAATTTATTAAAACAAGTTAAAGGTAAAAGAGCTAAAAAGAACTTTAAACATAAGGCTGTAGCCGCATCTTTAATAATAGTTGCAGCCCTTATTAGTGTAAATATACCTGCCTTTGCAAAAAATATTTCAGAATTTAAGTCAGTGATTCAAGCTTTAATAGGATATGGAGTACCAAAAGAAGGGGAGTATGAAAAATATTCTAATAGTATAAACAAAAGTGTTACAGATAAAGGGATAACTTTAACTATAAACGAAGTGGTGTGCGATGATACAGAATTAATGATAGCCTATACTATAAAAACTCAAGATAATATAAAAAAAATAGTTAAAGAAGTAAAAGAGGCTACTGGTATATACTTTTCTCTTAGTCAATACATTAAAATAGGTGGTAAGGAGCCTAGTGGTGGCTCTAGTTCAAATGGTAAATATTTAGATAGTAATACTTATATAAATTCAGATAGTATAGACATAGGTGACATGAAACTTAAAAATAAATTTAATGTGAATTTAAATGTAAATAACATATATGGTGTAAAAGGAAATTGGAATTTTAAATTTAGCCTTTCAAAAGATGAAATATCCAAACATATTAATGTATTTAAACCCAATACAAAAGTTAGTTTTAATGATGTACTTGTTAATGTAGAAAAAATAAGTTTTACACCTATAAATACTACTATAACTGTTACTGGTAATTACAAAGATAAAAGTCAGGAAGCTTCCCAAAAAAGACAAGAAGCTTTTAAGAAAGAAATGGCAGGAGGGCAGAATTTATATGAATATGATGAATGGTTTGTTTTTGATGATAAAGGTAATGAGATTACACTAAAAGGTTCTACCAGCGATGGAGGCCAAAATGCATCTTCAAAGGACTTTACTTATAATCTCAATTTGGTTGCTTTAAAATCTATTCCGAAGTATTTAACTGTTATACCATATAAAATTAATTTTGATAAGGAAGAATATAAAAAATATAAATCTGATGATGGATCAATATTTATACCACCAGTATATAAAAATATAGATGGTGTATATCCTATAGAACTTTCTCAAGGAAGTATAGGTAAACTTATAATTAAAGAGATAAAAACTGAAAAAGATAAAACTGTTGTTAAATATAAGGTAGAAGGAAAGGCGCCATTTTTACAATCTAAACAGTTATTCATAATGGGTGATAAAGATAATGGAGTACAAAGAAAGGATGCTTTAGATAAGGTAAGAAAAGATAAAGATAATCCTAATGATTATATTATGGAGTTTGATCCTTTAGATAAGAATAAAAAATATAAAATAGGAACTAATGATTTAGGACATTATGAAATAAGAAATGATTTAAAATTTAGAATAGACCTCACTAAATAAATGGTAAAAGATTTGTAAAAGTTATTATTTAAAAAAGCAAAAAGAGTATTTCATTTAAAAGTGAGATGCTCTTTTACTTATTTAACCAAAGTATTTGCAGCTTTTTATACATAAAAATAAAAAATAAAAAGATAATAATAATATATTCATATAAATGTATTTCATAACTAAATTTGATAGCTATGTTTTTTTATGTTACTATTAAAGGTACAACTTCTTATATGAAAAAGTTGTTAATATATAAATGAATATGTTTTAAAGCACAGAGAGGAAGGTAAGTAAAGTATTTATGAAAAATACTATAATTGAATTTAAAAATATTAAAAAAAATTACAAAAATGTTGTTGTAATAGAAGAATTTAATTTAGAAATAGAGAAGGGGAATCTAGTTGTATTAATAGGGTCAAGTGGTTCAGGAAAGACCACATTGTTAAAGATGATAAATAGATTAATAGAAGCAACATCAGGAGAAATAATAGTTAATGGGAAAAATATAAAAGAAGTAGATCCAATAAAGTTAAGACGAAGTATAGGATATGTAATTCAGCAAACTGGGCTTTTCCCGCATCTTACAGTTAAAGAAAATATAGAGATAATACCAAAACTTATGGGAAAAACCAAGGAAGAAGTTGATAAAAAAACAAATGAGTTGTTAAATATGGTTGGATTAAATCCAGAAGAATATATGCATAGATACCCAGTTGAATTAAGTGGAGGACAGCAACAAAGAATTGGAGTCGCAAGAGCTTTTGCAGCAGATGCTGAAATAATTTTAATGGATGAACCTTTTAGTGCATTAGACCCCATAACAAGATCAGAACTTCAAGAAGAATTATTTAATATCCAAAAAGAGTATAGAAAAACTATAGTTTTTGTTACGCATGATATGGATGAGGCTTTAAATTTAGCAGATAAAATTTGTATATTAAAAGATGGAAAATTACTTCAATATGATACTCCAGAAGATATATTAAAAAATCCAGCAGGAGAATATGTTGAAGAATTTGTAGGAAAAAATAAAATATGGACTAAGCCAGAAATGATAAGAGCAGAGGATGTTATGATAACAAGTCCTATAACAGTTACTCCTAAGAGAAATCTGCTTCAAGCAAGAGAAAAAATGAGAGATAATAAAGTAGATAGCTTATTAGTAATAGATAAACAAAGAAAATTGCTAGGGTATATAACTTTAGAATATATTCGAAAGATAAAAGAAAAAAATACATTAGTGGAAGAAGTAATGAATAAAGAACCGAAATGTGTTTTGGGAGATACTAATTTACCAGAACTTTTAGACAAATTTAATAGTTTAAAAATGGGGTATTTGCCTGTAAGTGATAGTGAAGGGAAACTTTTAGGATTAATAACAAGAAGTAGTTTAATATCAGTTTTAAGTAGTCAGTATATAGATTTGGAGGAGATAATAGATGAATAATTTTATACAACAATTAATACTAAAAAGATCAGAAATATTATCTCTTCTAATAGAACATATAGAGCTTACTTTGATAGCAGTTTTGATAGCAGTAGTTATTGGAGTTCCTCTTGGTATACTTATTACTAAAAATAAAAAATTAGCTAATGTAGTAATAGGTTTTGCAAACTTAACTCAAGCTATACCAAGTTTAGCTATTTTAGGTTTTTTAATACCTTTAATAGGTATAGGATCAGGTCCTGCTATAACTATGGTTGTTTTATATTCTATGTTACCAATATTAAAAAATACTTATATAGGAATTACAAATATAAATCCAGATATGCTAGAAGCAGCTAAAGGTTTAGGTATGACAAATACACAAACTCTTAAAATTATAAAAATACCTTTAGCAATGCCAATAATAATGGCAGGTATAAGAATAGCATCAGTAACAGCTGTTGGACTTATGACTATAGCAGCCTTTATAGGAGCAGGTGGACTTGGATACTTAGTATTCTCAGGAATACAAACTGTAGATAATAATCTTATACTATTTGGTGCTATTCCGGCGGCTATATTAGCTTTAATAATAGATTGGATAACAGGAAAAATAGAAGATGCAACTATGCCAAATGGTATAAAAAAAGCAGATGGTACAATGAAAGTAAAAAGAGGTTATTCAAATAAAAATAAAAAAAGGAATATTATAATAGCATCAATAGTAGGAGTTTGTATAGTGTTAGCATTAATAGTTCCAAAGATAATAGGAATAAGCAATAAAAAAGTAGTTATTGGTTCTAAAAACTATACAGAACAAGTTATTTTAGGTAACATGTTAGAAGAATTAATTAATAACAAAACAGATATAAATGTTGAAACAAAATTAAATTTAGGAGGAAGCCAAGTAAGTTTTAATGCACTAAAAACTGGTGGAATAGATATGTATATTGAGTATACAGGTACTGCATATGGAAATATACTAAAAATAGAAGGACCTAATAGGAATACAGATAAAGATTATGTTTATAATAAAGTTAAAAAAGAGTTTAAAGAAAGATTTGGAATTGAAGTGTTAAACCCTATGGGTT
Above is a window of Clostridium sporogenes DNA encoding:
- a CDS encoding homocysteine S-methyltransferase family protein, with protein sequence MNIKDYIKENILIFDGAMGTMLQKLGLNISDLPEELNILEPEKIINIHKKYIEAGAKVITTNTFGANEIKLKQSKFSLESIIDKAIDNVKKARENKEILIALDIGPIGQLLEPMGTLKFEESYEIFKRQIVQGQKSGADIILIETMTDLYEAKAAILAAKENTNLPVFCTMTFEKNKRTFTGCTPLSMVLTLEGLGVDALGVNCSLGPNELGDVVDEIIKYSSIPIMVQPNAGLPTIKDGRTIYNIKPKEFADFQSSIVEKGVRIVGGCCGTTDEFIREIVYSLKDVKVKKLKENNICGVCSSTKSVLIDGVKIIGERINPTGKKLFKEALRNNDTDYILKKAISQVESGADILDINVGLPEINEEETMKKVIKEIQSIIDTPLQIDSNNTKVIEKALRVYNGKAIVNSVNGEEKILDSVLPLIKKYGASVVGLTLDDKGIPKKAEERLKIAEKIVNKALDYGIKRKDIFIDCLVLTASAQQEDVRETLKAVTLVKEKLNVKTILGVSNISFGLPNRELINKTFLAMSLQSGLDLPILNPNNKEMINIINAYKVLNNEDKGSANYIEKYTKEISNSKEVKTPKSNVTLKEIVIKGIKEEAYSKTKELIKDRDELSIINEELIPALDEVGEKYEEGIIFLPQLIQSAETVKKAFTAIKEKLREDNSPKISKGKILMATVKGDIHDIGKNIVKVILENYGFDIIDLGKDVEAEKIVEEVKKNNIKLVGLSALMTTTVNSMKETIRILKERGMDCKVFVGGAVLNEEYAEMINADYYAKDAKEAVDIAKEFFGGF
- a CDS encoding sigma-70 family RNA polymerase sigma factor, with product MQINEDNFINRLRYKDPRALEYAFDAYCDYIYKVVFSVFGSKEYSTYMDECINDIFMCLWDNIDKFHEEKGNFKYWFKAVAKYKAINYKKKIIKDTNIDCIENYIFESKEQVENLIISKENKDEIINMIKDLKGTDREIFIRRYLIQEDIVEIASYLGVNRNVVDNRLSRSRKILKEKLEKLKKGECVNE
- a CDS encoding DUF4179 domain-containing protein; amino-acid sequence: MNKDIFEEKDILDLLNCINIDKDEDEDENLDLNMDDLRKKRLKKNLLKQVKGKRAKKNFKHKAVAASLIIVAALISVNIPAFAKNISEFKSVIQALIGYGVPKEGEYEKYSNSINKSVTDKGITLTINEVVCDDTELMIAYTIKTQDNIKKIVKEVKEATGIYFSLSQYIKIGGKEPSGGSSSNGKYLDSNTYINSDSIDIGDMKLKNKFNVNLNVNNIYGVKGNWNFKFSLSKDEISKHINVFKPNTKVSFNDVLVNVEKISFTPINTTITVTGNYKDKSQEASQKRQEAFKKEMAGGQNLYEYDEWFVFDDKGNEITLKGSTSDGGQNASSKDFTYNLNLVALKSIPKYLTVIPYKINFDKEEYKKYKSDDGSIFIPPVYKNIDGVYPIELSQGSIGKLIIKEIKTEKDKTVVKYKVEGKAPFLQSKQLFIMGDKDNGVQRKDALDKVRKDKDNPNDYIMEFDPLDKNKKYKIGTNDLGHYEIRNDLKFRIDLTK